From the genome of Pseudomonas sp. FP453:
TGCCCCGAACTGGGCCAATTGATCGCCGCCGAGGCCAACCTGGCGGGCGTGCGCAGCATGGCCCACGACATCCCGAGCCTGGAGCTTGAATACGGCACGCTGGTGCCCATGCGCTACATGCACATGGACGTGCCGGAAGAACAGAAATTCAAGGTCATTTCCATCGCCGCGTGGTGCGCCTGGCATCGCCTGGAGGACAGCTTCGCATTCGGCGCCGCCGTGCGCCGCGCCATCGAAAAGAGCGAGCGCAAGGTGCTGGTGCTGGCGTCCGGGTCGCTGTCCCATCGTTTCTCGGACGACCGCGAAGCCGAGGCGAATATTCACCACTGGACACGCGAGTTCGACAAGCAGATGGACCTGCACGTGGTGGACATGTGGCAGCAAGGCCGCTTCAAGGAGTTCTGCGCAATGCTGCCGGATTACGCCGAACACTGCTTCGGCGAAGGCAAGATGCACGACACCGCGATGCTCCTCGGGCTGTTGGGCGGACCGGACTATGCCCAGCCGGCCGAGATCATCACGCCGCCCTTTGGCAGCTCGGGCACTGGCCAGATCAACGCGATTTTCCCGCTGTAGAACTGGGAGAAACCCATGCCGCACTTTATCGCCGAGTACACCGACAACATCGAACAACAGGCCGACCTGCCCGGCCTGTTTGAACAGGTCCACCGCGTGCTGGGGGACAGTGGCGTGTTCCCCCTCGGCGGCATCCGCAGCCGGGGCGTGCGCCTGGACACCTGGCGCATGGCCGACGGCAAGCACGACTATGCCTTTGTGCACATGACCCTCAAGGTCGGCCATGGCCGCGACCTGGCTACGCGCCAGGCAGTGGCCGAGACCGTGTTCGCGCTGATCACTGCGCACTTCGCCGAGCTGCAAGCACAGCGCTTGCTCGCGCTGTCATTCGAAATGATCGAGTTGCACCCGCAGCTCAACTTCAAGCAGAACAACGTGCATGCATTCCTGAACAACCCGGCGGGCTGAACCCTGCCGACTCCCTCACGGCCACTCAGACAAAAAGTACAACATCATGAGCACAGCCCACTCCACTGCCCGCCTCGCGCTGGCTGAGCACGACCGCACCCATCGTTTAGTGACGTGGCGCCTGATGCCGCTGTTGCTGGTGTGTTACTTGTTCGCCCACCTGGACCGTATCAACATCGGCTTCGCGAAGATGCAGATGAGCAGCGACCTGCACTTCAGTGACACGGTCTACGGTTTCGGCGCCGGGTTGTTTTTCATCGCCTACGCG
Proteins encoded in this window:
- the hpaD gene encoding 3,4-dihydroxyphenylacetate 2,3-dioxygenase — protein: MGEVVLAAKICHVPSMYLSELPGKHHGCREAAIAGHKEIGRRARALGADTAVVFDVHWLVNSGYHINCGEQFQGTYTSNELPHFIKNMDYAYPGCPELGQLIAAEANLAGVRSMAHDIPSLELEYGTLVPMRYMHMDVPEEQKFKVISIAAWCAWHRLEDSFAFGAAVRRAIEKSERKVLVLASGSLSHRFSDDREAEANIHHWTREFDKQMDLHVVDMWQQGRFKEFCAMLPDYAEHCFGEGKMHDTAMLLGLLGGPDYAQPAEIITPPFGSSGTGQINAIFPL
- a CDS encoding 5-carboxymethyl-2-hydroxymuconate Delta-isomerase gives rise to the protein MPHFIAEYTDNIEQQADLPGLFEQVHRVLGDSGVFPLGGIRSRGVRLDTWRMADGKHDYAFVHMTLKVGHGRDLATRQAVAETVFALITAHFAELQAQRLLALSFEMIELHPQLNFKQNNVHAFLNNPAG